TTTTTTAATTCTTCACTGATTAACTTGATCATTTCTTCTTCTGATGCAACTAATTGATGAATTCCTTTCTTTTTTACATTCATTGAATTCGACATAAGTTACCTCCTTAAAATGTATGGAGGCAGTGCTTGGATTTGAACCAAGGAATTAGGTTTTGCAGACCTATGCCTTACCACTTGGCTACACTGCCATCATATAAAGTTTAGATACTAATTTGAAACTTGTTTATCATGTTGTTCATAGTATCATCCTTAAAAAATAACCGTCAATAATATTCTGAATATAATTATTTTTCTCAACATCAAAATGAATCCCAAGAAAATTTATTGAAAATATAAGCATTCAAATAAAATAAAGAGATATACAAGATATTTTAAAATAATAGTGTTTTTGAAGGATAAGAAACATAGCCATAAAAAACTTTTTTTTAGTCTATGGTTGATTATTCGGTATAAATTTCTCAAAAGATAATCAATTTTTTATTTTGCAAATATAAGATGCTACATGCTATTGTTAGTTATGATTTTTAGAAATTCTTATTTTCTAAAAGAGCTGATTCATTATAAACGAGTTTTCGGCCAAAGGGTAATTAACCATGAAATCATCATACATACAAGATCTTTCAACTCATAAAGGTTTAAGAGCTTATGCTATGTAACCAGTTGAATATCAAAATAATAACAAGCAACATGCTAAATAAAGCTATTAATACTAACAATTTAGTGAGAAAGGAATCCAATATGTCCAAACAAACAATTGCTTATATTCAAATGTCATTTGCAATGGTTGCAATTGGAAGCTTCGTTATTGTTAATAAGTACATTATTAAAGAACTTCCTATATTTATTGCTTCTGAGCTTAGATTACTGATTGCTTGCTTAATATTACTTCCTTTATTTTTATATAAAGGTGAAAAAATGCCTAAACTAGTAAAAAAGGATTACATCATATTTTTTCTTCAAAGTTTTATAGGGGTGTTTTTATTTAGTGTTTGCACATTATATGGTTTAAGACAAACAACAGCTTTAGATAGCGGCATTATTATGAGTTGTACGCCTGCAATAATGGCTTTAATCTCTTATTATTTTCTAAAAGAAAGATTAGGAATGAATAAAATAGGAGGGATTCTTTTAACTATTTTAGGTACATTGTCTATCAATGTTTTTGGTCAGGTATTAAATTTTAATGTAGGCTCGCACTCATTAATAGGAAATATGTTAATCTTCTGTGCTGTTATTGGAGAAGCGATTTTCTTTTCCTTTGGAAAATTAATTTCTACCCCTTTAAGACCTTTAACGATGACAACAATTATGAGTTTGACAGGTGCGGTATTATTTTTGCCTTCTGCAATATATCAATCTTTACATTTTAACTTTTTAACTGTATCTCCATTGGCGTGGCTACTCGTATTATATACAGGAGTTGTAATTACTGTATTAGCTGTTCTATTAATGAATCAAGGGTTAGAAGTGGTATCAGCGGGGACAGCGGCAGTATTTACTGCTTTAATGCCTATAAGCACAGTAATTTTATCAGCCTTTATATTACATGAACCTCTCTTCTGGTATCATATTTTTGGAATGACATTGGTTATTTTGGGTATTTTTGTTATTACTAACTCTTCGAGTGAAAGTAAAGAAATGTTTGAAAGAAGCAGGCAAGAAAATATGTAACAATAAATTTTCTCAATATAAGATTGCATATATTGTTGATTTCAATATTCAAAAAAACACATTGTTAATTTACAATAATTTAAGAACTATAGAACAGTAATAAATGTGTTAACTATATTCTGTAATAAAGGAGTCCATAAATGAAAAAAGTATATCCCTTTTTAATGACTGTATCTGTATGTATATTTATATCTGCTTGTTCCAATCAAACAAATTCTGAAAAAGAGGTAGAATCTGATAATAAAAAAGCTCCAATAGCTGAAACTAATGTAAAAGCTAAGCCTTATACAGAACCATTAACACAAGTAGGACAAAAAGCAAAGCATCCACTTGGAACAGTGATTCTAAAGCAATTAAGTGAGCCTAATACAATGATAGAAGCAGGGCCTCTTCATATTCAAGTAGAAAGAATTAAGGTAATTCAGAGTACAGAAGTAAGTGAAATTGGGAAATACAACTTAAAAGAACGAGGACTAGGTACAGAGCAAATGAATGCAATACAATTTACAACCACTTTAGAAAATACTTCAGATCAAGTACTTGATTTGGAACAAGGGCCTTTTAAAACACTTGTTTTAAGTAATGGTGAACAAGTAGATGTATATAAAATGAATGCGGATCCAAAAAGTCGAAGCTTAAATGCGAAGGAAAAAATGAAGTTTACACTTATCTGTTTCTTATCTCAAGCTCCAAATGATGTTAAATTCGTAAAAGTAATTACTGATGCGGTACGAGATCAGCAAACAAAAAATGAAGTGAGCACAGTAACTACTACTGAGATTACTATGTAAAAAAGAAAACAGCCTGATGAGGCTGTTTTCTTGTGTTTTCCAATTAAAAAGCGCAGTATCCAACAACTGGTTTAGAAGAACCAGTTTTAATGAAATAGTCAGGAGCAAAGCCTTGATCTAACTCACCACCATAGCCATTATCATCTACAAAATCCCAAACATTACTTCCCATATAAGATTCGCCATTCACATAGCAAAATAACCAAAGTTGAGTGCCATCTGGAATGTTTGATTCGGTCCGTGTGCCATTTATTGTTGGAGTTGTGCGAAGATCTAGCCCAGAACCTGTTTTTTGTACCGGATAAAAAGCAGCTTCCGTTACCGATTGACTTGCAAATAAAACCGAACCTGCTACCGCTACTGAAGCAATTGATAATGCAACTTTTTTAAACATACGTGTTACCTCCTAATAAATTATATTTTATTGCAGATGGGGAATCCCCCTCATACCTATCAAATAAAAATCATCCTTTATTTAAGATTGGTAAGCATGAGGGAGAGCCCCTTTACTCCCCTATAAATTAATAGAATGTATGGTTAAAAATAAAAAATAAAGCTAATGTTTGTTTCTTTATCAATACTCTAGTTATGAGTTTGAAAAAATAGCGTTTTTGGTAAAATAAAAACTCTTATTTGTTGTTTTTAAACCATGTTTGAAACGTTTGTAAAGACTGTTCGCCTAATATACGATTCATTTCCTTTCCATCTTTGTAAGAAATAATTGTAGGTGTTCCTTTTATTTGAAACATATCCCAACCTTGTTTATATTCTTCTAGATTCAAAACTTGCATATCAATATTCATATTTTTTGTCATAGGAACTACAATTGGTGAAATCCTTTGGCAATGCGGACAGGTTGTTTTGTAGAAATAAACTATTTTTGTTTTGTGATTTGATAGATCTTGTTGCAATTGTTCAGGGGTAATTTGATTTTTATAATAATTTACCTCCTCAGTACTTATGGTTTTTTCACTTTTTGTTCCTTTATTGGTTAGAACAAAAATAAGTGTAAATATTGATAAAATAGTAATAATGAAAAAAAGCATTTTTTTCATATACTGTTTCTCTCCTTGCTTATTTTCATAAGAATAAAGCCACAAATAATAATAAGAAGAAAGGCTAATAGAGCGAGAAATGGGATTGTAATAAATCCGAACCAATCTAAATAATCCCCTGTGCAAGGTATTCTCCCACATGATGTT
This sequence is a window from Bacillus pseudomycoides DSM 12442. Protein-coding genes within it:
- a CDS encoding DMT family transporter; the encoded protein is MSKQTIAYIQMSFAMVAIGSFVIVNKYIIKELPIFIASELRLLIACLILLPLFLYKGEKMPKLVKKDYIIFFLQSFIGVFLFSVCTLYGLRQTTALDSGIIMSCTPAIMALISYYFLKERLGMNKIGGILLTILGTLSINVFGQVLNFNVGSHSLIGNMLIFCAVIGEAIFFSFGKLISTPLRPLTMTTIMSLTGAVLFLPSAIYQSLHFNFLTVSPLAWLLVLYTGVVITVLAVLLMNQGLEVVSAGTAAVFTALMPISTVILSAFILHEPLFWYHIFGMTLVILGIFVITNSSSESKEMFERSRQENM
- a CDS encoding thioredoxin family protein, coding for MKKMLFFIITILSIFTLIFVLTNKGTKSEKTISTEEVNYYKNQITPEQLQQDLSNHKTKIVYFYKTTCPHCQRISPIVVPMTKNMNIDMQVLNLEEYKQGWDMFQIKGTPTIISYKDGKEMNRILGEQSLQTFQTWFKNNK